From the genome of Rhizobium leguminosarum, one region includes:
- a CDS encoding phosphatase PAP2 family protein, whose protein sequence is MEADTAHESQSKLVLFLNSYKFRIEPDTVLPCEPRDDAGADPLAGALPAAPDAASEPAFFPGTGEDESLLAGPMMATMAVASVLNKSVANKSVLNKASLNKNKNKNKNKNKNKSTMDGGSLGASQLVPSFELRRLHQQPSRNAYTAARRFTWEMLDILPPPGPDYTRLETTVLLSMQRRDRERVRRLPDIQIESTISVGEFTRALHIEDIGGFEQTEGLFQAILTACEYVGLIYKSQFNRLRPNQFEPMLRPLLAVPVHESYPSNHSFQCFSIAFAFSTILPEHPATDELARIAQNVAENREWAGLHYPSDTQAGRDLARRFAPYLHDAFGPLFQAVHDEWV, encoded by the coding sequence ATGGAAGCGGACACTGCCCACGAATCGCAATCAAAATTAGTTTTATTTCTGAACAGTTATAAATTCAGGATTGAGCCGGATACGGTCCTTCCATGCGAACCGAGGGACGATGCCGGTGCTGATCCTCTCGCCGGTGCGTTGCCGGCTGCACCCGATGCAGCCTCCGAACCTGCATTTTTTCCCGGCACGGGCGAAGATGAATCGCTTCTAGCAGGGCCTATGATGGCGACGATGGCCGTAGCCTCGGTCCTCAACAAGAGCGTGGCGAACAAGTCGGTGCTCAACAAGGCGTCGCTGAACAAAAACAAGAACAAAAATAAGAATAAGAACAAGAACAAGTCGACGATGGATGGCGGTAGCCTCGGCGCATCGCAGCTTGTCCCCTCCTTCGAGCTGCGCAGGCTTCACCAGCAGCCGTCACGCAACGCCTATACCGCGGCGCGGCGCTTCACCTGGGAAATGCTGGATATACTTCCACCGCCCGGCCCGGATTATACCCGCCTCGAAACGACGGTGCTGCTGTCTATGCAACGCCGCGACCGCGAACGCGTGCGGCGCCTGCCCGACATCCAAATCGAGTCGACGATCTCCGTGGGGGAATTCACCCGGGCATTGCATATCGAGGATATCGGCGGTTTCGAGCAGACGGAAGGGCTTTTCCAGGCGATCCTGACGGCATGCGAATATGTCGGACTGATCTACAAGAGCCAGTTCAACCGGCTGCGGCCAAACCAGTTTGAGCCCATGCTACGGCCGTTGCTGGCCGTGCCGGTCCACGAGTCCTATCCCAGCAACCATTCGTTCCAGTGCTTTTCGATCGCCTTCGCGTTCTCGACGATCCTGCCGGAACATCCGGCCACCGACGAGCTTGCCCGCATTGCCCAGAACGTCGCCGAAAATCGCGAATGGGCCGGCCTGCACTATCCGAGCGACACGCAGGCAGGGCGAGATCTCGCCCGACGCTTCGCTCCCTACCTCCACGACGCGTTCGGTCCTCTGTTCCAGGCCGTACACGACGAATGGGTCTGA
- a CDS encoding S8 family serine peptidase has product MTDQIQMPKPAPINYYYLWHLTALGVVDAEYGSAPPAPPALDASAARALPDPLITGTVWDAIPSADPLRPARVALIDVGVSPDHPNLATRLDREASIDLTTHRYGARVLEILDSTTSFDREERHAFFAGLDIAPLGNIGLSNDDRDYLGDLVAEYAASEGVLRRLYNPESLLASHGTCCAGLIVGEPAVIAEEGTPGLPPEGAFYGNGDELRTSGNRNVIPYFGVDPFSRLISIRTSFEDDVRQFIAAFLYAYIQKADVIVLPRGLPDPKRSIVDPKNELKADLELWKNQDAANLFTRIALADQGEPELEPKAAQKGSNPDRPWHVLKQLILAISRHIPIVCAAGNSGESQLIYPASLAADDNGIIAVGAVTVEGFRSGYSNYGEGLTVVSPSDDGEVFNRHQLRLDRLSPFAAQHDYSAFRTREYYYSHFSLLTTDLSGIFGYDHGSDPWSAIVPFGTNLGIGGGYYTTFGGTSGASAQVGGLCALIQRAYKSRHNPGDRLSGPQVKSILKTASRLDAIVAPGTRKLTADCMNAESEDAVEMAYFFGSGLPNARAAVQAALAI; this is encoded by the coding sequence ATGACGGATCAAATACAAATGCCTAAGCCCGCGCCGATCAACTACTACTATCTCTGGCACCTGACTGCTCTTGGCGTCGTCGACGCGGAATACGGATCGGCTCCGCCGGCGCCTCCAGCGCTCGATGCGAGCGCCGCACGCGCACTCCCCGATCCACTCATCACCGGCACGGTCTGGGATGCCATCCCTTCCGCCGACCCGCTGCGACCCGCACGAGTCGCGCTGATCGATGTCGGTGTGTCTCCCGATCATCCAAATCTGGCGACCCGGCTTGACCGGGAGGCATCAATCGATTTGACAACCCATCGTTACGGCGCCCGCGTGCTCGAAATTCTCGATTCGACCACGTCCTTTGACCGCGAGGAAAGACATGCCTTCTTTGCCGGGCTCGACATCGCTCCGCTCGGCAATATCGGCCTTTCCAACGACGACCGGGACTATCTCGGTGATCTGGTTGCCGAATACGCCGCGTCGGAGGGTGTTCTCCGGCGGCTCTACAATCCGGAATCGCTGTTGGCGTCGCATGGCACCTGCTGCGCAGGGCTGATCGTCGGCGAACCCGCCGTTATTGCGGAAGAAGGCACGCCAGGCCTTCCGCCGGAAGGAGCCTTCTACGGGAATGGCGACGAGCTGCGTACGAGCGGCAATCGCAATGTCATCCCCTATTTCGGCGTTGATCCTTTCTCAAGGCTCATCTCGATCAGAACGTCCTTCGAAGACGATGTCAGGCAGTTCATTGCGGCCTTCCTTTATGCCTATATTCAGAAAGCGGACGTAATCGTCTTGCCGCGCGGTCTGCCTGACCCGAAACGCAGCATCGTTGATCCGAAGAACGAGCTGAAGGCCGACCTGGAATTATGGAAAAACCAGGATGCCGCCAATCTGTTCACGCGCATTGCGCTTGCTGATCAGGGTGAGCCCGAACTGGAGCCGAAGGCTGCGCAGAAAGGCTCCAATCCGGATCGCCCGTGGCATGTCCTCAAACAACTCATCCTCGCCATCAGCCGGCACATCCCGATTGTCTGCGCCGCAGGAAACAGCGGCGAGAGCCAGCTGATCTATCCGGCAAGTCTTGCCGCCGACGACAACGGCATCATTGCCGTTGGAGCCGTTACCGTCGAAGGTTTCCGTTCGGGTTACAGCAATTACGGCGAAGGATTGACGGTTGTCTCCCCCTCCGACGATGGGGAGGTCTTCAACAGGCACCAGCTGCGCCTCGACCGGCTTTCTCCATTTGCCGCGCAGCACGACTACAGCGCCTTTCGAACGCGGGAATACTACTATTCACACTTCTCGCTGCTGACGACGGACCTATCGGGGATTTTCGGCTATGATCATGGCTCCGACCCGTGGTCGGCCATCGTGCCGTTCGGAACCAATCTCGGCATCGGGGGCGGATACTATACCACATTCGGGGGCACATCAGGCGCGTCGGCGCAGGTGGGCGGGCTATGTGCCCTTATACAGCGGGCCTATAAAAGCCGCCACAATCCCGGCGACCGTCTCTCGGGGCCTCAAGTGAAATCAATTCTGAAGACCGCATCCCGCCTGGACGCCATTGTCGCGCCCGGAACGAGGAAGTTGACGGCGGATTGCATGAACGCCGAAAGCGAAGACGCCGTCGAGATGGCCTATTTCTTTGGATCGGGCCTGCCAAATGCGCGGGCGGCAGTACAGGCAGCTCTGGCCATCTGA
- a CDS encoding aKG-HExxH-type peptide beta-hydroxylase has product MSASRIQQLADEARRLLKGNPLMASTASLQRVATRNLLKRRFQYGCTLATASKLTDCSAGVEALSAYFPDLANGGYTRLLELPPAVAGPVTADPYRSSVLAAWMSGLARSLEWQARGPDAQIVSGYLQSDLIASDLELERQPARRLSCGIGLVRIESLARSRVMQALLRQCMPNYHGSNYPITDDAELDHIADHLERAFALIVELDMYGYQRLIAGLHTLHVGVREPPCSFSSSSELPGSAIIVLSRERLRDGDHAATAAQLLHQAGHVLLELYTTSAAASLPGEFQYVSPYKEDLQTFESILHVVYTIPWECAFGMACLSNETNPERRAWKTAFIITYAARQVPLIDIARKGIERLGGDVLLDLPDIAAIPCWSSRILFLVGQLLAEEPIAHRQAHFAERQRVLDRQAWDIGQMLLRGKEPVDPRMGRREIDDSGDNVSLWYDGKFHVIVKTPDHAMGEDYGHYAATIRAVAPSEMEAM; this is encoded by the coding sequence ATGTCCGCGTCTCGCATTCAACAATTGGCAGATGAGGCGCGCCGCCTGCTTAAGGGCAATCCCCTGATGGCAAGCACTGCCTCCCTGCAGCGCGTCGCAACTCGCAACCTTTTAAAGCGACGCTTCCAGTATGGCTGCACGCTCGCAACTGCTTCGAAGCTTACCGATTGTTCGGCCGGGGTAGAGGCGCTGTCAGCCTATTTCCCCGACCTTGCAAATGGCGGATACACTCGCCTGCTGGAACTTCCCCCCGCGGTTGCCGGACCGGTCACCGCCGACCCTTACCGTTCATCCGTGCTTGCAGCCTGGATGAGCGGGCTCGCGCGGAGCCTGGAATGGCAGGCGAGAGGCCCCGATGCGCAGATCGTCAGCGGCTATCTGCAGTCGGATCTCATCGCATCGGATCTTGAACTCGAACGTCAGCCGGCGCGCCGGCTCTCTTGCGGCATCGGCCTCGTCCGCATCGAAAGCCTGGCGCGGAGCCGCGTCATGCAAGCCCTCCTCCGCCAATGCATGCCGAATTATCACGGTTCCAACTATCCCATCACTGACGACGCCGAATTGGATCACATCGCCGATCATCTGGAGAGAGCCTTCGCGCTAATCGTGGAATTGGACATGTACGGCTATCAGCGCCTGATCGCTGGCCTGCACACGCTTCACGTTGGCGTGCGCGAACCGCCGTGTTCGTTCTCGAGTTCGAGCGAATTGCCGGGCAGCGCGATCATCGTGCTTTCCAGAGAAAGATTACGCGACGGCGATCATGCCGCGACCGCGGCCCAACTGCTTCACCAAGCGGGGCATGTCCTGCTCGAGCTTTATACGACCTCGGCGGCGGCATCCCTGCCTGGCGAGTTCCAATATGTTTCCCCATACAAGGAGGATCTACAAACGTTCGAGAGCATCCTGCACGTGGTGTACACCATTCCCTGGGAGTGCGCCTTCGGCATGGCATGCCTATCCAACGAGACGAATCCTGAGCGCCGCGCCTGGAAGACGGCATTCATAATTACCTATGCCGCGCGGCAGGTTCCGCTCATCGATATCGCTCGGAAAGGAATCGAACGTCTCGGCGGCGATGTCCTCCTCGACCTCCCAGACATCGCCGCCATTCCTTGCTGGAGTAGCCGGATCTTGTTCCTCGTGGGTCAGTTGCTTGCCGAAGAGCCCATTGCGCACCGTCAGGCGCACTTTGCCGAGCGCCAGCGAGTTCTCGATCGCCAAGCCTGGGATATCGGACAGATGCTGCTACGCGGCAAAGAGCCGGTCGATCCTCGGATGGGCCGGCGAGAGATCGATGACAGCGGCGACAATGTCAGCCTCTGGTACGACGGCAAATTCCACGTGATTGTGAAGACCCCCGACCATGCGATGGGCGAGGATTACGGTCACTACGCCGCGACGATCCGCGCAGTTGCGCCCAGCGAGATGGAGGCGATGTGA
- a CDS encoding ThiF family adenylyltransferase, with protein sequence MMVNDRSKRLSAAATASVDFPNLVTHSLGRGGRGALFTGNSADSVEEQSPHVTRSAFVVSLKASDMPAEDEYDSAAIDHHDAILTPLHRQRDITRFGDIDFVIIGCGGLGSQIAIQLGAFGARHFLLVDADRIDENDLNRLPWASEADLGWLKTDRLATHLAAGFSANVFVLPEFAEGASALRLIADYANNPFFILAGDDSRPAQDFLSACRALKAGLPPHLHVGRSANYCMAGPLVLVHEDACSVCHCATQVATDDSFRTPPATVDNPLVAGLAVSQIAQNCLSRHSVARGRQWILDLKGDQAELRCLKTPRM encoded by the coding sequence GTGATGGTCAATGATCGGTCCAAACGATTGTCAGCGGCCGCCACCGCGTCCGTCGACTTCCCAAACCTCGTCACCCACAGCCTTGGGCGGGGCGGCCGGGGGGCTCTGTTCACCGGCAATAGTGCCGATTCTGTCGAGGAACAGAGCCCCCATGTTACCCGGTCTGCATTCGTCGTCTCGTTGAAGGCTTCCGATATGCCGGCGGAGGACGAATATGACTCGGCCGCAATCGATCACCACGACGCCATCCTGACGCCTCTCCATCGGCAACGCGACATCACGCGCTTTGGCGATATCGACTTCGTCATCATCGGATGCGGCGGCTTGGGCTCACAGATCGCCATCCAGCTCGGGGCCTTCGGCGCGCGCCATTTCCTTCTCGTGGATGCGGATCGTATCGATGAGAACGATTTGAACCGTCTCCCATGGGCAAGCGAGGCTGATCTCGGCTGGCTGAAGACGGACAGGCTGGCGACCCATCTGGCCGCGGGTTTCTCGGCCAATGTCTTCGTGCTGCCCGAATTTGCGGAAGGCGCCTCGGCGCTGCGGTTAATCGCAGACTACGCTAATAACCCGTTCTTCATCCTCGCCGGCGACGATTCTCGTCCAGCCCAAGATTTCCTGTCGGCCTGCCGAGCATTGAAAGCCGGCCTGCCGCCGCATCTGCATGTCGGCCGCTCTGCAAACTATTGCATGGCAGGTCCTTTGGTCTTGGTGCATGAGGACGCATGTTCCGTCTGCCATTGCGCCACCCAAGTCGCAACCGACGACAGCTTTCGCACCCCGCCGGCCACCGTCGACAACCCATTGGTCGCCGGCCTTGCCGTGTCGCAGATCGCCCAAAACTGCCTTTCGAGACACTCGGTCGCCCGGGGACGCCAATGGATATTGGACCTCAAAGGCGATCAAGCCGAGCTGCGCTGTCTTAAAACACCCCGAATGTAA
- a CDS encoding DUF982 domain-containing protein: MRFDMVRKFPTIILVFAEGKDRKVIRTAHEAAQLLLKEWPTDDGEEFLTAVRICLEVLTGESEPEQLHEAIVRAAYEAGIAAITTDNRLGILRIYPVSEAR; the protein is encoded by the coding sequence ATGAGATTCGATATGGTGAGAAAGTTCCCAACGATAATTCTTGTTTTTGCCGAAGGGAAAGATCGCAAGGTGATCCGTACCGCTCACGAGGCTGCCCAACTGTTGCTGAAGGAATGGCCCACCGACGATGGTGAGGAATTTCTCACGGCGGTGAGAATCTGTTTGGAGGTCCTTACCGGAGAGAGCGAACCCGAGCAATTGCATGAGGCAATCGTCCGCGCCGCATATGAAGCGGGTATTGCAGCGATCACGACTGATAACCGCCTTGGGATTCTCAGGATCTATCCAGTCAGCGAGGCCAGATAG
- a CDS encoding NAD(P)/FAD-dependent oxidoreductase, which yields MQFESYWHNTAPAFAGGAQGPVEGHYDVAVIGAGFTGLAAARQLAKTGVKVVVLEAERVGWGASGRNGGHLNNGLAHSFLSAKSALGVERAVALYKAFDDSIDTIEAIIAEEGIDCNFRRAGKLKLASKPQHFDALARNFEAVHREVDPDTALLTASDLKSEVGSPFHGAMLSKRSAMMHMGRYVAGLATAAARRGAVIFESAAVTAHRQGNGRHSLETARGTVTADHVLVATGAYTPPLFNYFRRRIISVGSFLIATRPLTDAEIAATMPGNRTCVTSMNIGNYFRLSPDKRLIFGGRARFSATSDQRSDARSGDILRASLAEIFPQLAGVEIDYCWGGLVDMTKDRYPRAGYVDGVWYAMGYSGHGAQLSTHLGMIMADAILGKADRNPIKGLEWPAVPGHFGKPWFLPLVGLYYKTLDRFQ from the coding sequence ATGCAATTCGAATCCTACTGGCACAACACGGCACCAGCCTTTGCCGGCGGCGCTCAGGGCCCCGTCGAAGGACATTATGACGTCGCCGTCATCGGCGCCGGCTTCACCGGGCTTGCCGCTGCGCGCCAGCTTGCGAAAACGGGCGTCAAGGTCGTCGTGCTGGAAGCCGAAAGGGTCGGCTGGGGGGCATCGGGGCGCAATGGCGGCCACCTCAACAACGGGCTCGCCCACAGTTTCCTGTCCGCCAAATCAGCACTCGGCGTGGAGCGGGCCGTCGCCCTCTACAAGGCGTTCGACGATTCCATCGACACGATCGAGGCGATTATCGCCGAAGAGGGGATCGACTGCAATTTCCGCCGCGCCGGAAAGCTAAAGCTTGCCTCCAAGCCGCAGCATTTCGATGCCCTTGCCCGCAATTTCGAGGCTGTTCACAGAGAGGTCGATCCGGACACGGCGCTTCTGACGGCGAGTGACCTGAAAAGCGAGGTCGGCTCGCCTTTTCATGGCGCCATGCTCTCGAAGAGGAGTGCAATGATGCATATGGGCCGTTATGTCGCCGGGCTCGCTACAGCGGCCGCCCGTCGTGGCGCCGTCATCTTTGAAAGCGCGGCGGTGACCGCGCACCGGCAGGGCAACGGTCGCCACAGCCTTGAGACCGCACGCGGCACCGTCACCGCAGACCACGTCCTGGTCGCGACAGGCGCCTATACGCCGCCGCTCTTTAATTATTTCCGCCGCCGGATCATTTCCGTCGGCAGCTTTCTGATCGCGACCCGTCCGCTGACCGACGCCGAAATCGCCGCTACGATGCCGGGCAACCGCACCTGTGTCACGTCGATGAACATCGGCAACTATTTCCGGCTGTCGCCCGACAAGCGGCTGATTTTCGGCGGTCGCGCCCGGTTTTCCGCCACATCGGATCAGCGCTCGGACGCAAGGAGCGGCGACATTCTCCGCGCCAGCCTGGCTGAAATCTTCCCGCAGCTTGCCGGCGTCGAGATCGACTATTGCTGGGGCGGGCTCGTCGACATGACGAAGGACCGCTATCCGCGTGCCGGCTATGTCGATGGTGTCTGGTATGCCATGGGTTACTCCGGCCACGGCGCCCAGCTCTCCACCCATCTCGGCATGATCATGGCCGACGCCATCCTCGGCAAGGCCGACCGTAATCCGATCAAGGGGCTCGAATGGCCGGCCGTTCCCGGCCATTTCGGAAAGCCGTGGTTCCTGCCGCTCGTCGGGCTCTATTACAAGACCCTCGATCGCTTCCAGTAA
- a CDS encoding haloacid dehalogenase type II, with amino-acid sequence MTTFRPKYITFDCYGTLTNFQMAEAARDLYGEELDEPRMAEFIKNFAAYRLDEIMGDWKPYAEVVHNSLERTCKRNGVTFRDEAARMVYERVPTWGPHSDVPAGLAKVAKEIPLVILSNAMNSQIMSNVEKLGAPFHAVYTAEQAQSYKPRFKGFEYMLDMLGCGPEDVLHCSSSFRYDLMSAHDLGIKNKVWVNRGHEPANPYYGYVEIPDISGLPGVVGL; translated from the coding sequence ATGACGACGTTCCGTCCGAAATACATCACCTTCGACTGCTACGGCACGCTGACCAACTTTCAGATGGCGGAGGCGGCACGCGATCTCTACGGCGAAGAGCTCGACGAGCCACGCATGGCGGAGTTCATCAAGAATTTCGCCGCCTATCGGCTCGACGAGATCATGGGTGACTGGAAACCCTATGCCGAGGTGGTGCACAATTCACTCGAGCGCACGTGCAAACGCAACGGCGTGACATTTCGCGACGAAGCCGCCCGGATGGTCTATGAGCGGGTTCCGACCTGGGGGCCGCATTCAGATGTCCCGGCCGGTCTCGCCAAGGTCGCCAAGGAAATCCCCTTGGTCATCCTCTCCAACGCCATGAATTCGCAGATCATGTCGAACGTCGAAAAACTGGGCGCGCCCTTCCATGCGGTCTATACCGCCGAGCAGGCGCAGTCCTATAAGCCACGCTTCAAGGGCTTTGAATATATGCTCGATATGCTGGGTTGCGGACCGGAAGACGTGCTGCATTGCTCGTCCTCCTTCCGCTACGACCTGATGTCGGCCCACGATCTCGGCATCAAGAACAAGGTTTGGGTCAATCGTGGCCACGAGCCGGCCAACCCCTATTACGGCTATGTCGAAATTCCTGACATCTCGGGCCTGCCTGGCGTCGTCGGGCTCTGA
- a CDS encoding aldolase: MSDARLREEICRYGRSLFERGLTPGSSGNISLRLEDGGWLVTPTNASLGFLDPARISRLDAEGRLLSGDKPTKEIPLHTALYDTRGSARAIVHLHSTHAVALTMLPEIDPRAALPPMTPYYLMRAGETALVPYYRPGDPAVADAIRGLAGKYSSVLLANHGPVVAGDSLEAAVFATEELEETAKLYLLLRNLNPRFLSPAQVADLVNTFGLDLPSHHDHDHDGD, translated from the coding sequence ATGTCCGACGCGCGCCTGCGTGAGGAAATCTGCCGATACGGCCGCTCGCTGTTCGAACGCGGGCTGACGCCCGGTTCGTCGGGCAACATATCGCTGCGGCTGGAGGACGGCGGCTGGCTGGTCACGCCGACCAACGCCTCGCTCGGTTTCCTCGACCCGGCACGGATCTCCAGGCTCGATGCCGAAGGCCGGCTCCTGTCCGGCGACAAGCCGACCAAGGAGATCCCGCTGCACACTGCCCTCTATGATACGCGCGGCAGCGCCCGCGCCATCGTCCATCTTCATTCCACCCACGCGGTGGCACTGACCATGCTGCCGGAGATCGATCCGCGCGCCGCCCTGCCGCCGATGACGCCATATTATCTGATGCGCGCCGGCGAAACCGCGCTGGTGCCCTATTATCGTCCCGGCGATCCGGCGGTGGCCGACGCGATCCGCGGACTGGCGGGCAAATATTCGTCAGTGCTTCTGGCCAATCACGGACCTGTTGTTGCCGGCGACAGCCTGGAGGCGGCGGTCTTTGCGACCGAGGAACTGGAGGAAACGGCGAAGCTCTATCTGCTGTTGCGCAACCTCAATCCCCGTTTCCTCAGCCCGGCGCAGGTGGCCGATCTCGTCAACACCTTCGGCCTCGACCTCCCGTCGCATCACGATCATGATCACGACGGCGATTGA
- a CDS encoding LacI family DNA-binding transcriptional regulator, producing the protein MEFKHQATVTLAEVAEAAGVGESTVSRVLRNHGSFSGKTRERVMVAVERLGYVPNRIAGTLASTGSRLVAFVIPSLSNIVFPDVLRGASAVLEENRYQAVFSVTDYDPGKEEALAAAMLAWRPAAVMLAGCEHTEGTVKMLRASGCRVVELLDLDGDALDIAVGFSNRAAGRESAAFLLKRGYRRIGYVGHDLNRDTRAGKRFSSFCETLAAHDAPLVAREILPGASSVENGRLGLERLLARTSDLDAVYFSNDDMALGGYFHCLAEGIAIPSKLAIFGYNGLDIGRATPQPLSTIRTPRVATGQIAAQLVVTNAPPQAVDLGFELIEGATA; encoded by the coding sequence ATGGAATTCAAACATCAGGCGACGGTGACGCTTGCCGAGGTCGCGGAAGCGGCCGGTGTTGGCGAGAGCACGGTGTCGCGCGTACTGCGCAACCACGGTTCGTTTTCCGGCAAGACGCGCGAGCGGGTAATGGTCGCCGTCGAGCGGCTGGGCTATGTGCCGAACCGGATCGCGGGAACGCTCGCCTCCACCGGTTCGCGTCTTGTCGCCTTCGTCATTCCCTCGCTGTCCAACATCGTCTTTCCCGATGTGCTGCGCGGTGCCAGTGCCGTTCTGGAAGAAAACCGGTATCAGGCGGTATTCTCGGTGACCGATTATGATCCGGGCAAGGAGGAAGCGCTCGCAGCCGCGATGCTTGCCTGGCGGCCGGCGGCGGTCATGCTGGCGGGATGCGAGCATACCGAGGGCACGGTGAAGATGCTGCGCGCCAGCGGGTGCCGGGTCGTCGAACTGCTCGATCTGGACGGCGATGCTCTCGATATCGCGGTCGGTTTCTCGAACCGCGCGGCCGGGCGGGAGAGCGCTGCCTTCCTGCTGAAGCGGGGGTATCGCCGGATCGGCTATGTCGGCCACGACCTGAACCGCGATACCCGTGCCGGCAAGCGGTTTTCCAGCTTTTGCGAAACGCTCGCTGCGCATGACGCCCCGCTCGTCGCCCGCGAAATTCTCCCAGGCGCTTCGTCCGTGGAAAATGGCAGGCTGGGGCTGGAGCGGCTGCTTGCCCGGACGAGCGATCTCGATGCGGTTTATTTTTCCAACGACGACATGGCGCTGGGCGGCTATTTTCATTGTCTGGCCGAGGGGATAGCGATTCCCTCGAAGCTCGCCATTTTTGGCTATAACGGCCTCGATATCGGCCGGGCAACCCCGCAACCGCTGTCGACCATCCGAACGCCGCGTGTGGCGACGGGGCAGATAGCCGCGCAGTTGGTCGTCACTAATGCGCCGCCGCAGGCCGTCGATCTCGGCTTTGAATTGATCGAAGGGGCAACCGCGTAA
- a CDS encoding MFS transporter has product MTLQTQAPVVGAHPAQTLEDRAYGKVFWRIVPFLMLCYVVAYLDRVNVGFAKLQMSSELGLSEAAYGIGAGIFFIGYFLFEVPSNIIMNKVGARVWIARIMVTWGIISAAFMFTSSETVFYVLRFLLGVAEAGFFPGIILYLTAWYPAHRRARIITTFMSAIPISAIFGNPLSGLLMDSFHGTHGLSGWQWMFLIEAIPAILFGVATFFYLDDTIQGAKWLSDEEKRVLTANIEAENRAKTASPHSIGATLTDRRVWLMCLIYFCFVLGQYGLNFWMPTIVKASGVNGNLNIGLISAIPYICTFVVMLALGRSADRLRERRWHLVVPAFIAAGGFVAATMATSTTVSIVCLSLAAAGAISCAPLFWSLPTAFLAGTGAAAGIAWINSVGNLAGFLGPFLVGYLKDFTGTNSAGMYLLAAALIIGSLAVLTVPAKSVNR; this is encoded by the coding sequence ATGACGCTGCAGACGCAAGCGCCAGTTGTTGGCGCACATCCCGCCCAGACGCTCGAAGACCGTGCTTATGGCAAGGTATTCTGGCGCATCGTACCCTTTTTGATGCTGTGCTACGTGGTCGCCTATCTCGACCGCGTCAATGTCGGCTTCGCCAAGCTGCAGATGTCGAGCGAACTCGGCCTCTCGGAAGCCGCCTATGGCATCGGCGCAGGCATTTTCTTCATCGGCTATTTTCTGTTTGAAGTGCCGAGCAACATCATCATGAACAAGGTTGGCGCGCGGGTGTGGATCGCCCGCATCATGGTCACCTGGGGCATCATTTCCGCCGCCTTCATGTTCACCTCGTCGGAAACCGTCTTCTATGTCCTGCGTTTCCTGCTGGGCGTTGCCGAAGCCGGATTTTTTCCCGGCATCATTCTTTATCTGACCGCTTGGTATCCAGCCCATCGCCGCGCCAGGATCATCACCACCTTCATGTCGGCGATCCCGATATCCGCCATTTTCGGCAATCCGCTTTCGGGTCTCCTGATGGACAGTTTCCACGGCACGCACGGACTTTCCGGCTGGCAGTGGATGTTCCTGATCGAAGCCATTCCGGCTATTCTTTTCGGCGTTGCGACGTTCTTCTACCTTGATGATACGATCCAGGGCGCGAAATGGCTGAGCGATGAGGAAAAACGCGTGCTGACGGCCAATATCGAGGCGGAGAACCGGGCCAAGACAGCAAGCCCGCACAGCATCGGCGCAACGCTGACCGACCGCCGCGTCTGGCTGATGTGCCTGATCTATTTCTGCTTCGTGCTCGGGCAATATGGCCTGAATTTCTGGATGCCGACCATCGTCAAGGCCTCGGGCGTCAACGGAAATCTCAATATCGGCCTGATTTCCGCGATCCCCTATATCTGCACATTCGTCGTCATGCTGGCGCTCGGACGTTCCGCCGACAGGCTGCGCGAACGCCGCTGGCACCTCGTCGTCCCGGCCTTCATCGCCGCCGGTGGTTTCGTCGCGGCGACCATGGCGACGAGCACGACGGTCTCGATTGTCTGCCTCTCGCTGGCTGCCGCCGGCGCCATCAGCTGCGCGCCGCTGTTCTGGTCGCTTCCGACGGCTTTTCTCGCCGGCACGGGCGCTGCGGCCGGCATTGCCTGGATCAACTCGGTCGGTAATCTCGCCGGGTTTCTCGGGCCGTTTCTGGTAGGCTATCTCAAAGACTTCACCGGCACCAACAGCGCCGGCATGTATCTGCTGGCGGCTGCGTTAATCATTGGTTCGCTGGCCGTGTTGACGGTTCCGGCGAAAAGCGTCAATCGCTGA